The following proteins are encoded in a genomic region of Pyrinomonadaceae bacterium:
- a CDS encoding thioesterase family protein, producing the protein MEFTFDRVDTMTSETDALEHWHEASLRVRYAETDKMGVVYHANYLVWFEIGRTEYCRARGFSYRDMEESENAFLVVAECYCRYKAPAYYDDVLIVRTHITELRRRSLRFGYEIIRDSDGVIIAEGETGHVVTNGEGRVRSMPTGFAEMLLAPPIDSEDEGEEVPEISPE; encoded by the coding sequence ATGGAATTCACCTTCGACCGCGTGGATACGATGACTTCCGAAACGGACGCGTTAGAGCACTGGCACGAAGCCTCTTTGCGCGTACGGTACGCGGAGACGGACAAGATGGGCGTCGTGTATCACGCGAACTATCTTGTCTGGTTTGAGATTGGTCGCACTGAGTATTGTCGCGCGCGCGGTTTTTCCTATCGCGACATGGAAGAGAGCGAGAACGCTTTCCTGGTAGTGGCCGAATGCTACTGCCGTTACAAGGCGCCCGCCTATTACGACGACGTTCTGATCGTTCGCACTCACATCACTGAACTACGGCGGCGTTCGCTTCGGTTTGGCTACGAGATTATTCGGGATTCAGACGGAGTGATTATTGCTGAAGGCGAGACCGGCCACGTGGTCACCAACGGGGAAGGCCGCGTCCGCTCAATGCCGACCGGTTTTGCTGAAATGCTGCTCGCGCCGCCAATTGATAGTGAGGACGAGGGCGAAGAGGTTCCCGAGATTTCGCCGGAATAG
- a CDS encoding acyl-CoA carboxylase subunit beta: MADSESEVVSTSGFKVRPLTKQKAVSSRQKAENLPAEGSTPPADTPRTKSRLRELTDELRELETKIRLGGGSERIEKQHRQGKLTARERIDLLLDKDSFRQEVGLLIAYDQYKEQSGKGKGPRETESQVGGAPAAGVVTTVGRVAGREVVVVANDATVKAGSWWPETIRKILRAQEIAMRSRVPIIYLVDSAGVNLPYQGGVFPGQYGASRIFYYNSIMRRYLKVPQISAVMGPCIAGGAYLPALSDVIIMVEGTSFMGLGGANLVKGATGQTIDNETLGGARTHNELSGVAHYRVKNDEEAITKIREFVSELPNQKSEVRSQKPENESAKRPAEKIYDILPGDHRQPYDMRALLECLLDGGHLDEFQADYAKEVITGNASIQGIKVGVIANARGMFRDPSGGAPRFGGIIYTESAEKVAYFIDTCNRHDTPLLFVQDVSGFMVGSKAEHSGIIRAGARFVEAMATATVPKIVLTVNHASGAGYYAMAGQGFDPNFIFSWPTGRMGVMEGESAVQAVFGSELERLKKSGQEPGPELELEMRKVRETYERDLDAKYAAARGFVDAVLAPEETRAALELALRVSLNYEGPHLGQFVLPASLA; this comes from the coding sequence ATGGCTGACTCAGAATCTGAAGTTGTGTCCACTTCGGGGTTTAAAGTGCGCCCGCTCACTAAGCAAAAGGCAGTGAGCAGTAGGCAGAAGGCAGAAAACCTTCCAGCCGAAGGCTCTACTCCACCGGCGGATACGCCAAGAACAAAATCACGGCTGCGCGAACTCACGGATGAATTGCGTGAGTTGGAAACGAAAATTCGTCTCGGCGGTGGATCTGAGAGAATCGAAAAACAGCATCGGCAAGGCAAGCTAACGGCGCGTGAGCGAATCGATCTGTTACTCGACAAAGATTCGTTTCGTCAGGAAGTTGGCTTACTCATTGCCTACGACCAATACAAAGAGCAAAGCGGAAAGGGCAAAGGGCCAAGGGAAACAGAAAGCCAAGTTGGCGGCGCCCCGGCTGCTGGTGTAGTGACGACGGTGGGTCGCGTGGCGGGCAGGGAAGTCGTAGTCGTCGCAAATGACGCCACCGTGAAAGCTGGTTCCTGGTGGCCGGAAACCATCAGGAAGATTCTGCGCGCGCAGGAGATTGCGATGCGCTCGCGTGTTCCGATCATCTATCTGGTGGACTCAGCCGGCGTGAATCTTCCTTATCAGGGCGGTGTCTTCCCCGGACAGTACGGGGCGTCGCGGATCTTCTATTACAACTCGATCATGCGCCGGTACCTGAAGGTGCCGCAGATTTCTGCCGTCATGGGTCCGTGCATCGCCGGTGGCGCTTACCTGCCCGCTCTCTCGGACGTGATCATCATGGTCGAAGGCACTTCGTTCATGGGCCTCGGGGGCGCGAACCTGGTGAAAGGCGCGACCGGGCAAACGATCGACAACGAAACGCTCGGAGGTGCGCGCACACACAACGAACTATCTGGCGTGGCGCACTATCGCGTGAAGAACGACGAGGAGGCGATCACGAAAATTCGAGAGTTTGTTTCGGAGCTTCCCAACCAGAAGTCAGAAGTCAGAAGTCAGAAGCCAGAAAATGAGAGCGCGAAGCGGCCGGCTGAGAAGATTTACGACATTCTTCCCGGAGACCATCGTCAACCATACGACATGCGCGCGCTGCTCGAGTGTCTGTTGGACGGCGGGCACCTGGACGAGTTTCAGGCTGATTACGCGAAAGAGGTGATCACCGGTAACGCGAGCATTCAAGGAATTAAGGTGGGCGTCATTGCGAATGCGCGCGGGATGTTTCGCGATCCGTCGGGTGGCGCGCCGCGATTCGGCGGCATCATCTATACCGAATCGGCTGAGAAGGTCGCCTACTTCATTGATACCTGCAATCGCCACGACACGCCGCTGCTGTTCGTTCAGGACGTCTCTGGTTTCATGGTGGGCTCAAAAGCCGAGCACTCGGGAATCATTCGCGCGGGCGCACGCTTCGTCGAAGCGATGGCGACAGCGACCGTTCCCAAGATTGTGCTTACAGTGAATCACGCTTCGGGCGCCGGTTATTACGCGATGGCCGGCCAGGGCTTCGACCCGAATTTCATTTTTAGTTGGCCCACTGGCCGAATGGGCGTGATGGAAGGCGAGTCGGCGGTGCAGGCTGTCTTCGGCAGCGAACTTGAACGTTTAAAGAAGAGTGGACAGGAGCCGGGTCCGGAACTCGAACTTGAGATGCGCAAAGTGCGCGAGACCTACGAACGCGACCTCGACGCCAAGTACGCCGCGGCGCGCGGGTTTGTCGATGCGGTCCTTGCACCGGAAGAGACAAGAGCGGCGCTCGAACTTGCGCTGCGAGTGAGCTTGAATTATGAAGGACCGCATCTCGGCCAGTTTGTCTTGCCGGCATCATTAGCCTGA